TGAGCGGGACCGAGGAGTCTAACCCGGCTTTTGCCCGCACGACCACACGAATCCAGAGGTTTTAGCCGCGCTTGCGGCTATAATGCCGGCCTTTCCGTTCTCACCTTGCCCGCTTCCGGAGCCCGCATGACCCAGGATCAACTCAAACAGGCAGTGGCTCAGGCCGCCGTCGACTTCATCCTTCCGAAACTCGACGACAAGAGCATCGTCGGGGTCGGCACCGGCTCCACCGCCAACTGCTTCATCGATGCTTTGGCCCAGCACAAGGGTGCGTTCGATGGCGCCGTCGCCAGCTCCGAAGCCACTGCCGCGCGCCTCAAGGACCACGGGATTCCGGTGTATGAGCTGAACACTGTCAGCGACCTGGAGTTCTACGTCGACGGCGCCGACGAAAGCGACGCACACCTGAACCTGATCAAGGGCGGCGGCGCCGCACTGACCCGCGAGAAGATCGTTGCCGCCGTGGCCAAGACCTTCATCTGCATCGCCGACGCCAGCAAACTGGTGCCGGTGCTGGGCGAGTTCCCGCTGCCAGTCGAAGTGATCCCGATGGCGCGCAGCCACGTCGCCCGTCAGTTGGTGAAACTGGGCGGTGACCCGGTTTATCGCGAAGGCGTGCTGACCGACAATGGCAACATCATTCTGGATGTGTTCAACCTGCAGATCACCAACCCGATGGAGCTGGAAGCGCAGATAAATGCGATCGTCGGCGTGGTCACCAATGGCTTGTTCGCGGCGCGTCCGGCAGACCTGTTGTTGCTGGGTACTAGCGAAGGTGTGAAAACCCTCAAGGCTGAGTAAGCCCAGACTGCCCGAAATTTATGGGTAGACGAATAAACCTGTGGGAGCGAGCCTGCTCGCGAAAGCGCCAGTTCAGCCAACATTTTCATTGGCTGACACGACGCCTTCGCGAGCAGGCTCGCTCCCACAGTGTTTTGTGGTGTTGGTCAGGGCTGTGCTGGTTTTTTGAAGACGTAGAACAGGTTCGGCTCACTCACCAGATACAACGTCCCATCATCATCCATCGCGATGCCTTCCGCCTGCGGCACGGTCTTCTTCAAACCCTGCCGACCGCCACTGATGGACATCGTGCTCAACGGTCGTCCACCGACATCCAGTTCCAGAATCAGCCGTGACTCATCCGACAGCGCCAATAAATGACCGCTGCGCTCGTCGTATTGCAGGCTCGACAGATCGCGCACAAACATCCCGGCGTCACGCTTGGGATCGTTGATCACATGCACCGCGTAGGACTTTTCCGGATTGAAATGCGGGAAACCGTGCACTTCGTAGATCAGCATCGGGTTACGTTCCTTCGCAACAAACAAGCGCTTGCCTACCGAGTCATACGCCAGGCCTTCAAAACCTTTGTTGCTGGCCATATGCACGCCGAGGGTCATCTGCTCGGCGTCCGCCGCGTCGAGGAATGTGGTGTCTGCCTCCAGGTGAATCTTGATCAACCGCTGCTGACGCTCATCAGTGATCACATAGGTATCGGCGCTGATGTACTCGACGGCTTCCGGATCGCCAAATCCGATCAGCGCGATGCGCCGCAGGATCTTGCCTTCGAGCGACAGCTCGACCAGTTCGGAATTCTTGTTGGTCACGGTGAACAGGCTTTTGCGCACCGGATCGAAGGTCAGCGCCGAAACATCGTCGTCCAGCCCGTCAATCACTCGCGCTTCAATCTCGACGCGATACTGATCCAAGCCAATCGACTCGCTACTTTGCGGTTGCCACAGCGTGTGCAGGTTGAACCAGGCGCGTTCAAACAGGCGCATGTATTGGCCGAGCGCGATCAATGCGATCAGGGCAATCACCGACAGGATAATCATCAGAGGTTTGGGACGGGCAAGTCGACGCATTCGGGCGGGCTCGGGATCAAAACAGGCGGATGAAATATCACGCCCGTCTGAACTGAAGCTTAATGGCCACTTGCCCGCAACTACAAGAGAGTCGATGTAGGAGCTGCCGAAGGCTGCGATCTTTTGATGTTGCGGTTCAGAAGATCAAGAGATCGCAGCCTTCGGCAACTCCTACATTGGAATCGGTAAAGGCTGTTATTGCTGTTTTTCGAAGCGATAGAACAGGTTCGGCTCGCTGACCATGTACAGCGTGCCGGCCTCGTCCATGGTCACGCCTTCGGCGCGGGGAATGGTGTTTTTCAGGCCATTGAAGCCACCCAGCAGGGTCATGAAGCTGACTTGCTCGCCCTTCTCGTCCAGCTCCAGCAGCAGGTGCGAATCGGCGGACAGCACCAGTGTGTGCTGAGTGCGCGGGTCAATCGCCAAGGCCGAGAGGTTGCGAATATCCAGTTCATCACTGGCGAGTTTCTGCTTGTCGCCCTTGAGGGTCTGGCTGCCATCGCTTTTCCAGGTGAACAACGCCGGTGGACGCTCCTCACCGAGTAGCAATTGCTGATTGTGGGAATCCCAGGTAATGGCTTCGAAGGCTTTATTCTGGTCTTTCGACGGGCCGAGGTCGTATTTCGGGAAATCGGCGATGTTCAATTCGCGGGTATCGGCGTCGACCTTGACGATCGACAGCATGTGCTGGCGCTCATCGACAATCGCCATCAAGCCGTTTTCCATGACGGTCAGGCCTTCCGGATTGCTCCAGCCCACCAGCGGCATTTTGCGCAGCACATCGCCCTGCAGAGTCAGCTCGGCGAGAAACGGGTTTTTACCCATCACTGAAAACAGCGTTTTGGTCTGCGGGTTGTACGACAGATCCGAGGCTTCGTCCTTTTCCATATCCTTCAGCGGTTTGGCGTCAATCACCACCCGATAGTCCGGCAGCCAGATGCTGTCTTTCTGCTCGGCCTGGCTTTCGAAGCGCTCCTGCAGCCAAAGCACACCGCGATCATCCCAATGCATGGCAAACGCCAAAGCGTAAGCAGCGGCAATCACCAGCACTAGCCAGACATACCAACGCAGGGCAAAACGTGAACGGCGAGTGGGTTTGAGCTGAGTTTGAGATGACATCGAGGGACGCGTTCCGAAAATTCAGGCTAAGGGTAATAGCACAAAGAGGCCGGCTCAGACGCCAGAATGAGAGGAATTATCCGTACAGGATGTGAAAAAAACGGCAAATGGCGGGATTGCCCTGCACGTTTGCAAGGTGGATCACATAACAAATGTGGGAGCGAGCCTGCTCGCGAAGACGGAGTGTCAGGCAACGATGATGTCGACTGACCTGGCGCCTTCGCGAGCAGGCTCGCTCCCACAGGAGATTTCAGTGTGGCGATCAGCGCACGCTGCTGTTGAAGCTGCTCGCGCCGACCAGTTCGAGGACGATGTCATCGCCGACGTTCAGCGGGCCAACGCCGACTGGCGTACCGGTGAGGATCACGTCACCGGCCTGCAGCGAGAAGCAGCCGGCCATGTGCTGGATCATCGGCACGATCGGGTTGAGCATCGCGCTGCTGTTGCCGTCCTGACGCACTTCGCCGTTGATGGTCAGGCGAATGCCGATGTCAGTCAGGTCAGCGAAGGTGCTGCCGACCACGAACGGGGCGATCACCGCCGCGCCGTCGAACGACTTGGCGATTTCCCACGGCAGCCCCTTGGCTTTCAGCTCGGCCTGCTTGTCGCGCAGGGTCAGGTCCAGCGCCGGGGCGAAACCGGAGATTGCGTCGAGGACTTCTTCACGGCTCGGCTTGGTCGACAACGGCTTGCCGATCAACACGGCGATTTCCGCTTCGTAGTGCACCGAACCGCGCTCGGTCGGAATGGCGAAACCGCCTTCCAGCTCAACCACGCAACTGCCCGGCTTGATGAACAGCAACGGCTCGGTAGGTACCGGGTTGTCCAGTTCCTTGGCGTGTTCGGCGTAATTGCGGCCAATGCACACGACTTTCCCGATCGGGAAGTGGATGCGCGTGCCGTCGACGTACTGGTGCTGATAGCTCATTTACCGACTCCTGCCTTCATTGATTCATCAAAGATTGCCGATCAAACCGCAAAAATCTTGCCCGGGTTCATGATGCCGTTCGGGTCGAACACCGCTTTCACCGCTTTCATGTACTCGATCTCAACCGGCGAACGGCTGTAGGTCAAGTAATCGCGCTTGGTCATTCCCACGCCGTGTTCGGCGGAAATCGAGCCGTTGTACTTCTCGACGGTTTCGAACACCCACTTGTTGACGGTCGCGCACTTGGCGAAGAACTCGTCCTTGCTCAAGTTATCCGGTTTGAGGATGTTCAGGTGCAGGTTGCCGTCGCCGATGTGGCCGAACCAGACGATTTCGAAGTCGGGGTAGTGTTCACCGACGATCGCATCGATTTCCTTGAGGAACGCCGGCACTTTCGAAACCGTGACCGAGATGTCGTTCTTGTATGGCGTCCAGTGCGAGATGGTTTCGGAGATGTACTCGCGCAGTTTCCACAGATTGTGCAGTTGGGTTTCGCTCTGGCTCATCACGCCGTCCAGCACCCAGCCCTGCTCGACGCAATGCTCGAAGGTTTCCAGTGCGCTGTTGGCCACTTCTTCAGTAGTCGCTTCAAATTCCAGCAGCGCGTAGAACGGGCAGTCGGTTTCGAAAGGTGCCGGCACGTCACCACGGCCGATGACCTTGGCCAGGGCTTTGTCGGAGAAGAATTCAAACGCGGTCAAGTCGAGCTTGCCCTGGAAAGCGTGCAGCACCGGCATGATCGAGTCGAAATCGGCGGTGCCAAGGACCATCGCGGTGAGGTTTTTCGGCGCACGATCGAGGCGCATAGTCGCTTCGACGACGAAACCCAGCGTGCCTTCAGCGCCGATGAACAGCTGGCGCAGGTCGTAACCCGTGGCGTTCTTGATCAGGTCTTTGTTCAGTTCGAGTACGTCGCCCTTGCCGGTGACGACTTTCATGCCGGCCACCCAGTTGCGGGTCATGCCGTAGCGAATCACCTTGATCCCGCCGGCATTGGTGCCGATGTTGCCGCCAATCTGGCTGGAACCTGCCGAAGCGAAATCGACCGGGTAATACAGGCCTTTTTCTTCGGCGACGTTCTGCAAATGTTCGGTGACCACGCCCGGCTGACAAACGGCGGTGCGGTCGGTGAGGTTCACGTCGAGAATCTGATTCATGTAGTCGAACGACACGACCACTTCGCCATTGGCGGCCACTGCGGCGGCTGAAAGTCCGGTGCGCCCGCCCGACGGCACCAGCGCGACCTTGTGTTCATTGGCCCAACGGACAACGGCTTGCACCTGCTCAATGGTTTTGGGAAACACGATGGCGCTGGGCGCCGGGGCGAAGTGCTTGGTCCAGTCCTTGCCGTACGCATTCAGGGAGTCGGCGTCGGTCAGGACCTTGCCAGGCTCGACCAGGGTCTTCAGTTCATCAATCAGGGCAGGACTGGTCATCGACAGAACTCTCGAACAATTCATGGTCATCCTGAGAACGCTTCACGTCGCAGGAATGAGTGTTTAGCGGGGAGGCTATGCTAGCATATCGACCCCGCAGGACAGTGCCCAAGGCCAGATCCGCGGAGACGACTTTCTTGTCGTCCGGGTCAGCGTCTGTTGACCATTTCCTGCCATTTTTCTCCGGGATACAGGTTTACGCAGATGAGCAAGACTTCTCTCGATAAGAGCAAGATCAAGTTCCTTCTTCTCGAAGGCGTCCACCAATCGGCTGTCGACGTCCTCAAGGCGGCGGGCTACACCAGCATCGAATACCTGACAGGTTCCTTGCCGGAAGCCCAGCTCAAGGAAAAGATCGCTGACGCTCACTTCATCGGCATTCGTTCGCGCACCCAACTGACCGAAGAGATCTTCGATCACGCGAAGAAGCTGGTTGCGGTCGGCTGTTTCTGCATCGGCACCAACCAGGTTGACCTGAGTGCTGCCCGTGAGCGCGGTATTGCCGTGTTCAACGCGCCGTACTCCAACACCCGCTCCGTTGCCGAGCTGGTGCTGGCCGAAGCGATCCTGCTGCTGCGCGGCATCCCGGAGAAAAACGCTTCCTGCCACCGTGGCGGCTGGATCAAGTCCGCAGCCAACTCCTTCGAGATCCGTGGCAAGAAACTCGGCATCGTCGGCTACGGCTCGATCGGTACGCAGCTGTCGGTTCTGGCTGAGGGCTTGGGCATGCAGGTGTACTTCTACGACACCGTGACCAAGCTGCCACTGGGCAACGCTACGCAGATCGGCAGCCTGACCGAACTGCTGGGCATGTCCGACATCGTCACCCTGCACGTTCCGGAAACCGCTGCGACCCAGTGGATGATCGGCGAGAAGGAAATCCGCGCCATCAAGAAGGGCGGCATCCTGATCAACGCCGCGCGCGGCACCGTGGTTGAACTGGACGCCCTGGCGGACGCGATCAAGGACAAGCACCTGATCGGCGCGGCCATCGACGTATTCCCGGTGGAGCCACGCTCCAACGACGAAGAGTTCGAAAGCCCGCTACGTGGCCTCGACAACGTGATCCTGACTCCGCACATCGGTGGTTCGACCGCCGAAGCGCAAGCCAACATCGGTCTGGAAGTGGCAGAGAAACTGGTCAAGTACAGCGACAACGGCACCTCCGTTTCGTCGGTGAACTTCCCGGAAGTGGCCCTGCCGGCTCACCCTGGCAAGCACCGCCTGCTGCACATCCACGAGAACATCCCGGGTGTGATGAGCGAGATCAACAAGGTCTTCGCCGAAAACGGCATCAACATCTCCGGTCAGTTCCTGCAGACCAACGAGAAGGTGGGCTACGTGGTGATCGACGTCGACGCCGAGTACTCGGAGCTGGCGCAAGAGAAGCTGCAACACGTCAACGGCACTATCCGTAGCCGCGTGTTGTTCTGATCAAACGCTGAGCGACAAAAAAGGGAGCCTTCGGGCTCCCTTTTTCATACACGGCGAAAAGGTTATTCGACGTTGACGGTGATTTTCTTCGAAACGATTGGCGGATCGAATGCCATGTGACCGCTGTCGCCAAGTTCCAGCTGCAAGGTGTGTTTGCCCGGGGCGAGCTTGATGTCAGCCTGGGTCTGCGCCTTGCCGAAGTGCATATGGTTGGCATCGGTAGGGACGACCGAACCGGCAGGAACAATTTCCTTGGCGTCGATCAGCAGGTGATGGTGACCGGTGTTCTTGGTGACGTCACCGGCCGGTGCCAGTGCGACGTTCTTGGTACCGAACTTGACGGTAAAGGTCTGCGAAACCGTGGCCCCGTCCTCGGGAGAAACGATGAACACTTCGGCGCCTTTGGGGGCCGGTGTGGCGGCACTGGCCAGCACCGAAACGCCCATCAGCACACCCGCGAACGCTGCACGTGACATAAAGCTTTTCATTTTCTTCTCCAGTTTTTCCGTAAAATCCGCACGGTCATGACAACTTCATGACCATTCGTTGTCGAAGGCACTCGACAACCATAGCAAAGCGAGCCTGAATCAGAGCGTCGCGATAATGATTTCAAAGGAGTGACCATGCGTTTTCTGCCTGGCCTGATCTGCCTGCTACCCCTTTTGAGCCCTTTGGCTCACGCCGAACTGATTGATGACATCAACGACCGTGGCGAGCTGCGTATTGCCCTTGAGGCTAATACACCGCCCTTCAATTTCAAGGAAGGCGACACACTCACGGGGTTCGAGGTCGAGCTTGGGCAACTGCTCGCCAAGGAGCTGGATGTACGCGCCGACTTCATCGTCACCGATGAGGCCGATCTGCTCCAGGGCGTTGAAAGCGGCAAGTACGACGTCGCCCTCAACCACATAGCACTGACACCCGAACTCAAGGATCGTTTCGACTTCAGCGAGTCTTACGGCAAGGTCGATTCGCAGTTGTTAGCGAAGAAGGATGAGCAGCCACGGCCGATGGTGCTGGTGCAGGCATTGACTGAAGAGAAGCCGAAAGCGGCAGAGCCGGTGGAGTTGGCGATTCCGTTTCAGAAGGGTAATCCGGCGTTTCAGGCCAGTCTTGCGAGCGCGATGGAGCGGATCAAGGCGGATGGGCGTTTGGCGGCGTTGACCGAGAAGTGGTTGAAGCCTTAAAAGCCCCTCACCCTAGCCCTCTCCCAGAGGTAGAGGGGACTGATCTGGGGATGCTTTAGAGGTACGCCGACCTGAACCTACTTTGCCGAATCCATAATCGACAAGGTCTTTCAAGTCGATGAATAGCGCCAGACACCTCGGTCGGCCCCCTCTCCCTACGGGCGGTCCGACGTTTCGGGAGGGCTGGGGTGAGGGTAACGATTGCGGATCAGTCCAAAGCAGCCAGTGCCAGCGCGGCCTGCGGCAATTCCAGTTCACTGAAAACCTGCACACCATGGCGCTTGAGCAACGCGGCCGTCACCCCTTCGCCACTCACCTTCACGCCACTGAACGTCCCGTCATACGTCAGCAGATTCCCGCAAGAAGGACTGTTGGCCTTCAGCACCGCCACGCGAATCCCGTGCTTCTGCACCAGCGCCAGCGCCTGCCGCGCACCATCGAGAAACTGCGCACTGACATCCTCGCCCTCAGTGGTGATCACCGCCGCGACGCCATCCAGCACTTCACCACCCTGCCCGCCCGGAATCTCCGCCGCCGCCCGTGGCGTCGGCAAACCGCCCGCGATCTCCGGACACAACGGCACCACCCGCCCTTCGGCAATCCACTGCTCAAGCAGATCAAACGGCCCGCTCGCACCACCGTCATAACGTACGCGATGCCCCAGCAGGCAGCGACTGACCAGAATCCTGTCCATCTCAGAACGGCTCGTTGCCACGGCGGCGGAACCAACCGGTCAGCGACAAGCGCTCGCGGTGCGCCGGCAGCACTTCGTGGGGTACTTCGCCGGAGAGAAACACCACCAGACACCCGCCAGTAGGCTGCACGTCATGCACGCGCTCCTCGTTCAGGTACATGCGCAACTGACCGCCATCTTCCGGCAGCCATGCATCATTGAGGTAAACCACCACCGACACCATGCGCTTGTCGTCGTCGCGAAAACGGTCGACGTGCTTGCGATAGAACGCACCCGGCGGATACAGCGCGAAATGGCACTCAAAGTCCTCAAGACCAAGAAACAGGCCACGGTTGAGCGCCCCGCGCAGGCTCTCCATCAGGTTCAGATAGCGGTCGCTGGCCTCGGCCTGACCGGGATCGATCCACTGAATGTGGTCGCCACGAATCCCCTCGCGTATCTCCGAAAACGGCCCACGCCCCACCGCCGCCGGCGCCAGTTCACCTTCGGCCTCACGTTTACGGCACTCGGCCGCCAGCTCGCGGGTCAAACCGGCGGGCAGGAAAATGTTCTGCTGCGACCAGCCGTGGTCGGCCAGGTCATCGACAATGCGTAACAGCAGTGGGTGTTCAGAGGATATTTGCATGCCGCGCATAGTATGTCGGCGGCAAGAAATCCGACAGAGCCACGCGGCGGCTTGATACGAATTCTCGACAAGTACCGGCACCGCACGGAGAATAGTCCGCTGCTGACAGGAGTCCCTATGCGCCGTTTGCTTTTTTCACTG
This region of Pseudomonas sp. R84 genomic DNA includes:
- a CDS encoding 2OG-Fe(II) oxygenase, translated to MRGMQISSEHPLLLRIVDDLADHGWSQQNIFLPAGLTRELAAECRKREAEGELAPAAVGRGPFSEIREGIRGDHIQWIDPGQAEASDRYLNLMESLRGALNRGLFLGLEDFECHFALYPPGAFYRKHVDRFRDDDKRMVSVVVYLNDAWLPEDGGQLRMYLNEERVHDVQPTGGCLVVFLSGEVPHEVLPAHRERLSLTGWFRRRGNEPF
- the serA gene encoding phosphoglycerate dehydrogenase translates to MSKTSLDKSKIKFLLLEGVHQSAVDVLKAAGYTSIEYLTGSLPEAQLKEKIADAHFIGIRSRTQLTEEIFDHAKKLVAVGCFCIGTNQVDLSAARERGIAVFNAPYSNTRSVAELVLAEAILLLRGIPEKNASCHRGGWIKSAANSFEIRGKKLGIVGYGSIGTQLSVLAEGLGMQVYFYDTVTKLPLGNATQIGSLTELLGMSDIVTLHVPETAATQWMIGEKEIRAIKKGGILINAARGTVVELDALADAIKDKHLIGAAIDVFPVEPRSNDEEFESPLRGLDNVILTPHIGGSTAEAQANIGLEVAEKLVKYSDNGTSVSSVNFPEVALPAHPGKHRLLHIHENIPGVMSEINKVFAENGINISGQFLQTNEKVGYVVIDVDAEYSELAQEKLQHVNGTIRSRVLF
- the rpiA gene encoding ribose-5-phosphate isomerase RpiA produces the protein MTQDQLKQAVAQAAVDFILPKLDDKSIVGVGTGSTANCFIDALAQHKGAFDGAVASSEATAARLKDHGIPVYELNTVSDLEFYVDGADESDAHLNLIKGGGAALTREKIVAAVAKTFICIADASKLVPVLGEFPLPVEVIPMARSHVARQLVKLGGDPVYREGVLTDNGNIILDVFNLQITNPMELEAQINAIVGVVTNGLFAARPADLLLLGTSEGVKTLKAE
- a CDS encoding FAD-binding oxidoreductase; its protein translation is MTSPALIDELKTLVEPGKVLTDADSLNAYGKDWTKHFAPAPSAIVFPKTIEQVQAVVRWANEHKVALVPSGGRTGLSAAAVAANGEVVVSFDYMNQILDVNLTDRTAVCQPGVVTEHLQNVAEEKGLYYPVDFASAGSSQIGGNIGTNAGGIKVIRYGMTRNWVAGMKVVTGKGDVLELNKDLIKNATGYDLRQLFIGAEGTLGFVVEATMRLDRAPKNLTAMVLGTADFDSIMPVLHAFQGKLDLTAFEFFSDKALAKVIGRGDVPAPFETDCPFYALLEFEATTEEVANSALETFEHCVEQGWVLDGVMSQSETQLHNLWKLREYISETISHWTPYKNDISVTVSKVPAFLKEIDAIVGEHYPDFEIVWFGHIGDGNLHLNILKPDNLSKDEFFAKCATVNKWVFETVEKYNGSISAEHGVGMTKRDYLTYSRSPVEIEYMKAVKAVFDPNGIMNPGKIFAV
- a CDS encoding SdiA-regulated domain-containing protein produces the protein MRRLARPKPLMIILSVIALIALIALGQYMRLFERAWFNLHTLWQPQSSESIGLDQYRVEIEARVIDGLDDDVSALTFDPVRKSLFTVTNKNSELVELSLEGKILRRIALIGFGDPEAVEYISADTYVITDERQQRLIKIHLEADTTFLDAADAEQMTLGVHMASNKGFEGLAYDSVGKRLFVAKERNPMLIYEVHGFPHFNPEKSYAVHVINDPKRDAGMFVRDLSSLQYDERSGHLLALSDESRLILELDVGGRPLSTMSISGGRQGLKKTVPQAEGIAMDDDGTLYLVSEPNLFYVFKKPAQP
- a CDS encoding fumarylacetoacetate hydrolase family protein, which encodes MSYQHQYVDGTRIHFPIGKVVCIGRNYAEHAKELDNPVPTEPLLFIKPGSCVVELEGGFAIPTERGSVHYEAEIAVLIGKPLSTKPSREEVLDAISGFAPALDLTLRDKQAELKAKGLPWEIAKSFDGAAVIAPFVVGSTFADLTDIGIRLTINGEVRQDGNSSAMLNPIVPMIQHMAGCFSLQAGDVILTGTPVGVGPLNVGDDIVLELVGASSFNSSVR
- a CDS encoding transporter substrate-binding domain-containing protein; protein product: MRFLPGLICLLPLLSPLAHAELIDDINDRGELRIALEANTPPFNFKEGDTLTGFEVELGQLLAKELDVRADFIVTDEADLLQGVESGKYDVALNHIALTPELKDRFDFSESYGKVDSQLLAKKDEQPRPMVLVQALTEEKPKAAEPVELAIPFQKGNPAFQASLASAMERIKADGRLAALTEKWLKP
- a CDS encoding SdiA-regulated domain-containing protein, with product MSSQTQLKPTRRSRFALRWYVWLVLVIAAAYALAFAMHWDDRGVLWLQERFESQAEQKDSIWLPDYRVVIDAKPLKDMEKDEASDLSYNPQTKTLFSVMGKNPFLAELTLQGDVLRKMPLVGWSNPEGLTVMENGLMAIVDERQHMLSIVKVDADTRELNIADFPKYDLGPSKDQNKAFEAITWDSHNQQLLLGEERPPALFTWKSDGSQTLKGDKQKLASDELDIRNLSALAIDPRTQHTLVLSADSHLLLELDEKGEQVSFMTLLGGFNGLKNTIPRAEGVTMDEAGTLYMVSEPNLFYRFEKQQ
- a CDS encoding DUF4399 domain-containing protein produces the protein MKSFMSRAAFAGVLMGVSVLASAATPAPKGAEVFIVSPEDGATVSQTFTVKFGTKNVALAPAGDVTKNTGHHHLLIDAKEIVPAGSVVPTDANHMHFGKAQTQADIKLAPGKHTLQLELGDSGHMAFDPPIVSKKITVNVE
- a CDS encoding DUF523 domain-containing protein, translated to MDRILVSRCLLGHRVRYDGGASGPFDLLEQWIAEGRVVPLCPEIAGGLPTPRAAAEIPGGQGGEVLDGVAAVITTEGEDVSAQFLDGARQALALVQKHGIRVAVLKANSPSCGNLLTYDGTFSGVKVSGEGVTAALLKRHGVQVFSELELPQAALALAALD